Proteins from a genomic interval of Zingiber officinale cultivar Zhangliang chromosome 1B, Zo_v1.1, whole genome shotgun sequence:
- the LOC121975689 gene encoding cytochrome P450 85A1-like, whose translation MQAPRMEMQRQCLLVIFCLFAKMVVLLMLPLICFLLSCGALLRWNEVRYRKKALPPGTMGWPLFGETTEFLKQGPSFMKNQRVRYGSLFKSHILGCPTMVCMDAELNRFILMNEGKGFLPGYPQSMLDILGRSNIASVHGELHKTMRGAMLGLVSPLMIRDQLLPKIDEFMRSYIDNWGGRVIDIQEKTKEMALLSALKQIASIETGPVTEALKSEIFKLVLGTLSLPINIPGTNYHQGFKARKKLVGMLRCLIEERRASECSHSDMLDSLLRMDGSSKVKLDDEQIIDLIIALVYSGYETVSTTSMMAVKYLHDHPRVLEGLRKEHFEIRKGKLREDAIDWNDYKSMKLTRAVILETLRMATVVNGVLRKTTQDVKLKGFTIPKGWRIYVYTREINYDPDVYQEPLTFNPWRWLDRNLESHQHFMLFGGGGRMCPGKELGTAEITTFLHYFVTRYRWEEVGGDEIVRFPRVQAPNGLHIRVWDD comes from the exons ATGCAGGCTCCAAGGATGGAGATGCAGAGGCAGTGTCTTCTCGTGATCTTTTGCTTGTTCGCAAAGATGGTGGTGTTGCTCATGCTGCCACTGATATGCTTCTTGCTAAGTTGTGGTGCTCTGTTGAGGTGGAATGAGGTGAGGTACAGGAAGAAGGCCCTCCCTCCAGGGACCATGGGCTGGCCTCTGTTTGGGGAGACCACTGAGTTCCTCAAGCAAGGCCCtagcttcatgaagaaccaaaGAGTTAG GTACGGGAGTCTATTCAAGTCGCACATATTGGGGTGCCCTACAATGGTGTGCATGGATGCAGAGCTCAACAGGTTCATCCTTATGAACGAAGGGAAAGGCTTTCTTCCCGGGTACCCACAGTCCATGCTTGATATCTTGGGGAGATCCAACATTGCATCCGTTCATGGTGAGCTGCACAAGACCATGAGGGGAGCCATGCTTGGCCTGGTGAGCCCTCTAATGATCAGGGACCAGCTCTTACCCAAGATTGATGAGTTCATGAGATCTTACATCGATAATTGGGGTGGAAGAGTCATTGATATCCAAGAAAAGACCAAGGAG ATGGCACTGTTGTCTGCATTGAAGCAAATTGCCAGCATTGAGACAGGGCCTGTTACCGAAGCCCTGAAATCAGAGATCTTCAAGCTTGTTCTCGGTACTCTTTCATTGCCCATCAATATTCCTGGCACAAATTATCATCAGGGATTTAAG GCAAGGAAAAAGCTTGTGGGTATGTTGAGGTGTCTAATAGAAGAAAGAAGAGCCTCCGAATGCTCCCACAGTGACATGCTTGATTCCCTCCTCAGAATGGATGGCAGCTCCAAAGTCAAACTCGATGACGAACAGATTATTGACTTGATAATAGCCCTCGTCTATTCCGGCTACGAAACTGTCTCAACGACTTCGATGATGGCTGTGAAGTACCTCCACGACCATCCTAGAGTTCTTGAAGGGCTCCGA AAGGAACATTTTGAGATACGAAAAGGAAAACTGCGGGAGGATGCAATCGATTGGAACGATTACAAGTCGATGAAACTCACACGTGCG GTAATACTGGAGACGCTTAGAATGGCTACAGTCGTTAATGGGGTACTTCGGAAGACAACACAGGATGTGAAATTGAAAG GATTCACGATACCAAAGGGGTGGCGAATTTATGTGTACACTAGAGAGATTAACTATGATCCAGATGTGTATCAAGAGCCTTTAACCTTTAACCCCTGGAGATGGTTG GACAGAAACCTTGAATCTCACCAGCACTTCATGCTGTTTGGGGGAGGGGGAAGGATGTGCCCGGGCAAAGAACTGGGCACTGCTGAAATTACTACATTTCTTCACTACTTTGTAACTAGATACAG GTGGGAAGAGGTCGGAGGGGACGAAATAGTAAGATTTCCTAGAGTTCAAGCTCCGAATGGCCTGCACATCCGCGTATGGGATGACTAG